A single Dasypus novemcinctus isolate mDasNov1 chromosome 4, mDasNov1.1.hap2, whole genome shotgun sequence DNA region contains:
- the AGPAT3 gene encoding 1-acyl-sn-glycerol-3-phosphate acyltransferase gamma isoform X1: protein MRVCTRAFCSRPRPPPAPRWLPGGHRRAPGCTGPSQLYCAVIGPCQLSPPHPHLKHPQATQAGRTSGQPGQDKIPEPGHWDGRPQWRTLRPLLIATMGLLAFLKTQFLVHLLIGFVFVVSGLLINFVQLCTLALWPVHKQLYRRLNCRLAYSLWSQLVMLLEWWSGTACTLFTDRATLEHFGKEHVVIILNHNFEIDFLCGWTMCERFGVLGSSKVLAKKELLYVPLIGWTWYFLEIVFCKRKWEEDRDTVIEGLKRLSDYPEYMWFLLYCEGTRFTETKHRVSMEVAAAKGLPPLKYHLLPRTKGFTTAVQCLRGTVAAVYDVTLNFRGNKNPSLLGILYGKKYEADMCVRRFPLEEIPLDEKGAAQWLHKLYQEKDALQEMYKQEGVFPGEQFQPPRRPWTLLNFLFWATVLLSPLVSFVLGVFASGSPLLILAFLGFVGAASFGVRRLIGVTEIEKGSSYGNQEAKKE, encoded by the exons ATGCGTGTGTGCACGCGTGCATTCTGCTctcggccccgccccccccccgccccccgctggCTCCCTGGCGGTCACCGCCGCGCCCCTGGCTGCACAGGCCCATCCCAGCTGTATTGTGCAGTCATCGGGCCCTGCCagctttccccaccccacccccacctcaagCACCCGCAGGCCACCCAGGCCGGCAGAACATCAGGACAACCTGGACAGGACAAAATCCCGGAGCCCGGGCACTGG GACGGCCGTCCTCAGTGGAGGACCCTGCGCCCGCTCCTGATCGCGACCATGGGCCTGCTCGCGTTTCTCAAGACGCAGTTCCTCGTGCACCTGCTCATCGGCTTCGTCTTCGTGGTCAGCGGGCTGCTCATCAACTTCGTCCAGCTGTGCACGCTGGCGCTCTGGCCCGTCCACAAGCAGCTGTACCGCCGCCTCAACTGCCGCCTCGCCTACTCGCTGTGGAGCC AGCTGGTCATGCTCCTGGAGTGGTGGTCGGGCACGGCGTGCACGCTCTTCACGGACCGGGCCACGCTGGAGCACTTCGGGAAGGAGCACGTGGTCATCATCCTCAACCACAACTTCGAGATCGACTTCCTCTGTGGATGGACAATGTGTGAGCGGTTTGGCGTGCTGGGG AGTTCCAAAGTCCTGGCTAAAAAGGAGCTGCTGTACGTGCCGCTCATCGGCTGGACCTGGTACTTCCTGGAGATCGTGTTCTGCAAGCGGAAGTGGGAGGAGGACAGGGACACTGTCATCGAAGGCCTGAAGCGCCTGTCCGACTACCCTGAGTACATGTGG TTCCTCCTGTACTGCGAGGGCACGCGCTTCACCGAGACCAAGCACCGCGTCAGCATGGAGGTGGCGGCGGCCAAGGGGCTGCCCCCGCTCAAGTACCACCTGCTGCCGCGGACCAAGGGCTTCACCACGGCCGTGCAGTGCCTGCGCGGGACCG TGGCCGCGGTCTACGACGTGACCCTGAACTTCCGAGGGAACAAGAACCCGTCCCTGCTGGGCATCCTCTACGGAAAGAAGTATGAGGCGGACATGTGCGTGAG gagatttcctctggaagagATCCCGCTGGATGAAAAGGGAGCGGCCCAGTGGCTTCACAAGCTGTACCAGGAGAAG GACGCTCTTCAGGAGATGTACAAGCAGGAGGGCGTGTTCCCCGGGGAGCAGTTCCAACCCCCCCGCCGGCCGTGGACGCTGCTCAACTTCCTCTTCTGGGCCACCGTCCTCCTGTCCCCCCTCGTCAGCTTCGTCCTGGGCGTCTTTGCCAGCGGGTCGCCCCTGCTGATCCTCGCCTTCTTGGGGTTCGTTGGAGCAG CCTCCTTCGGAGTCCGCAGGCTGATAGGCGTGACGGAAATCGAGAAGGGCTCCAGCTACGGGAACCAGGAGGCTAAGAAGGAGTAA
- the AGPAT3 gene encoding 1-acyl-sn-glycerol-3-phosphate acyltransferase gamma isoform X2: MGLLAFLKTQFLVHLLIGFVFVVSGLLINFVQLCTLALWPVHKQLYRRLNCRLAYSLWSQLVMLLEWWSGTACTLFTDRATLEHFGKEHVVIILNHNFEIDFLCGWTMCERFGVLGSSKVLAKKELLYVPLIGWTWYFLEIVFCKRKWEEDRDTVIEGLKRLSDYPEYMWFLLYCEGTRFTETKHRVSMEVAAAKGLPPLKYHLLPRTKGFTTAVQCLRGTVAAVYDVTLNFRGNKNPSLLGILYGKKYEADMCVRRFPLEEIPLDEKGAAQWLHKLYQEKDALQEMYKQEGVFPGEQFQPPRRPWTLLNFLFWATVLLSPLVSFVLGVFASGSPLLILAFLGFVGAASFGVRRLIGVTEIEKGSSYGNQEAKKE, translated from the exons ATGGGCCTGCTCGCGTTTCTCAAGACGCAGTTCCTCGTGCACCTGCTCATCGGCTTCGTCTTCGTGGTCAGCGGGCTGCTCATCAACTTCGTCCAGCTGTGCACGCTGGCGCTCTGGCCCGTCCACAAGCAGCTGTACCGCCGCCTCAACTGCCGCCTCGCCTACTCGCTGTGGAGCC AGCTGGTCATGCTCCTGGAGTGGTGGTCGGGCACGGCGTGCACGCTCTTCACGGACCGGGCCACGCTGGAGCACTTCGGGAAGGAGCACGTGGTCATCATCCTCAACCACAACTTCGAGATCGACTTCCTCTGTGGATGGACAATGTGTGAGCGGTTTGGCGTGCTGGGG AGTTCCAAAGTCCTGGCTAAAAAGGAGCTGCTGTACGTGCCGCTCATCGGCTGGACCTGGTACTTCCTGGAGATCGTGTTCTGCAAGCGGAAGTGGGAGGAGGACAGGGACACTGTCATCGAAGGCCTGAAGCGCCTGTCCGACTACCCTGAGTACATGTGG TTCCTCCTGTACTGCGAGGGCACGCGCTTCACCGAGACCAAGCACCGCGTCAGCATGGAGGTGGCGGCGGCCAAGGGGCTGCCCCCGCTCAAGTACCACCTGCTGCCGCGGACCAAGGGCTTCACCACGGCCGTGCAGTGCCTGCGCGGGACCG TGGCCGCGGTCTACGACGTGACCCTGAACTTCCGAGGGAACAAGAACCCGTCCCTGCTGGGCATCCTCTACGGAAAGAAGTATGAGGCGGACATGTGCGTGAG gagatttcctctggaagagATCCCGCTGGATGAAAAGGGAGCGGCCCAGTGGCTTCACAAGCTGTACCAGGAGAAG GACGCTCTTCAGGAGATGTACAAGCAGGAGGGCGTGTTCCCCGGGGAGCAGTTCCAACCCCCCCGCCGGCCGTGGACGCTGCTCAACTTCCTCTTCTGGGCCACCGTCCTCCTGTCCCCCCTCGTCAGCTTCGTCCTGGGCGTCTTTGCCAGCGGGTCGCCCCTGCTGATCCTCGCCTTCTTGGGGTTCGTTGGAGCAG CCTCCTTCGGAGTCCGCAGGCTGATAGGCGTGACGGAAATCGAGAAGGGCTCCAGCTACGGGAACCAGGAGGCTAAGAAGGAGTAA